AGACATTTAGTAAGAGACATAAAAACAGGTAAAATGCCATCTATATAAGAGTGAGCATTTTACCTATTTTTTAGTTAAATAATGGAAGTGCTTGTTCGATAAAGGTTTTTAAGCCAATGCTGTATGCTGCGATTGATAATGGTTTGCCTAGCCAGATAATGAGTGAAAATGTCTTCCAATCCATCGCGGTAGTGCCGGCTAAATAGCACAAGAAATCGTCGGGAGCCACCGGAAAGAAAATAGCCAAGGCGAAACAACGTGTGAAGCGACGGTCTTTGGTGACCCAAGCATCATATTTTTTAATAGTTTGTTGTGAAAATAGCTGATGAAGTAATGGGCGTCCATAATATTTGGCAATACCAAAGGCAATCATCGAGCCAACGCAAATACCGATATAATTCCACCAAAATCCTTCAACTGCTCCAAAGATAACCACACCAGCGACAGTGGAGATGCCGCCTGGAATAACTGGAATAACAACTTGAATAATTTGAATAGCGATAAAGAGTAATATCCCGAGTAATCCAAATTGATGGACGGTTTGATGCAATGTATCAACAGATGTTAGCAACCCTGATTGATAGCACCATATTGCTAAAAAGCCACAGCCAATGACTCCTACGAGTGAAATGATGTGAAAGATAGGTGTTTTTACTGATTCTGAACTCATTATAGGACCTATCCAATTAAATGGTTACAGCGGTGCCACTACCGATAACCATCATCATGCCATTGTCTACGCCTAAAACTTCATAATCAACACGCATACCAACAATCGCATTAGCTCCTATTTGTCGTGCGCGTTGTTCCAATTCATTGAGGGCTTCGGCTTGTGCTTGACGCAATTCTTTTTCATACGTTGTTGAGCGCCCACCGAATATATTACGTAAGCCGGCACTCATATCTTTCATAAAATTTATCCCTACGACCACTTCGCTAAAAACGACGCCATTGTACTCTTTAATAATTTGACCATCGATAATAGGTGTTGTTGTGATAATCATTTTTAAAACCTCCAAGACTTATTTGTTGCTTTTATTATACGGTAGAAAATTCATCTGTTCATCCGCCTCAAGTTGTATTTCTAAAATTTTTAAAATATAATAGAGAGTAATCAGTGTACGATAGGAATTGATGTAGGTGAGCGCAGACTGAAAGTATTCGTGATTAGTTATGAGGACCGATGGAGTAGCAAGGAGGATTGAATAAATAAGATGAATCAACAATTTTATCAGTTTTTGTATCAGCGGATGCCAGAATTTCAATTGGAGCCCGATGCACAGTTGGCATTTTCAAAGCAAAAGATGACACAATTGATTGAGCAGCTACCTCGGTCAATTGACAATGCGCTTGAATTGGGTTCGGGTGTCGGCTATGATGCGATGGCATTGAACCAACTCGGTGTGGATGTGACAGCGATTGAACTGGATATCGGGGCAATGGATGCTGCCGATTCGTTGCAGCGGCAGTTTGGTACGCAAGTAGCCTTTGTGCAAGAAGATTTTTATCAATATCAACCAAATGAATTATTTGATTTCGTTTATTATATTGATGGTTTTGGTGCATTTAGTGATGAGGCGCAACAACAATTATTAAAGCGAATCACTACGTGGCTCCAGCCGGAAGGCTATGCATATATTGATGTTTATAATGCAGATTATTGGCGGACAACGCATAATGTCAAGATGAATTTGACGCCTACATTGACGCGTATGTACCAATACGATGAAGCGAGACATCAGTTTATCGATAACTGGCATGACGCTCAAACTGGAGAAACTCAAACTCAAGTATTAAAATGCTATACACTCGATGATGTGAAACGCATGGTTACCAAAGCAGGCTTAACAGTACATTCAGTCACACCATCAGGAAAAATGGATTACGACAAAATGGAGTGGATAGATAAAGCGACATTATCTGACTGTATGTATTTTCAAGTACTTGTGGTAAAATGAATGTATTAATAAGAAAAAAGTGCCACAAGGTGAGACGGATACGGACGACAAGTCAACCCAAGCGAACCCAAATAAGGAGTAGATTAGATGAAAAAATTAGAAACAAGTAAAGCACCAGCAGCTGTAGGTCCTTACTCACAGGGTATTCAAACCGGTAATTTATTTTATTTATCAGGACAATTAGGATTAAATCCTGAGACCGGTAAACTCGTCGAAGGCGGTGTTCAAGCCCAAGCGAAACAAGCATTTGAAAACATTAAACATGTCTTAGCATCTGAAGGATTAACCCTTGATAATGTAGTTAAAGTATTAGTATTATTAGCTGATATTCAAGACTTTGCGGCAGTGAATGACGTTTATGCAACACAATTTAATGAACCATATCCTGCTCGCAGTGCATTTGCAGTAGCCGCATTGCCATTAGGTGGGTTAATTGAAATCGAAGTCATCGCTGAACGTGGTGAATAAATATTAAGAAAACACGATAAGGATGATTGATAATGAACGATTGAGTCCTTATCGTGTTTTTTTAGAGCTCTAAAATTGTCAGCATAAAGCTAGATATTTAATAAAATTGAAAACTTTTCAGTAAAATTGAACGGTAGGCTAGATAATAGTGAGTAAGTTTAAAATTTTCGCTTCAATTGATAAAAAACATTTCTTATTGAAAGCTTTTTCTTTTTGGTATAATTATGTTAGTGGCAAGCCAAACTACCTTGGTTTAATAGTTGATTAGTATAATCTTTCTTTATTAGCCTACTAGTTGGTAGTTTGGTTTGTTCTTTTTATTAAAGTGATTGCGATGGAGGAATAGTGATGCTGCAATTAAATCATTTATCAAAACACTATGGCAAATCTGTTGTTTTTGATGACTTAAATTTCAAAATTGGAAAATCGGGATTGATTTATACTATTAGTCTATGCTTTATGAGTGCTTATTTAATTGATGCTCTCCTCTTTAAATATTATTTGCGACAATTAACTTATTTTTCTGGCATTCGATTTATGTTTCAATGGACAGTCGTTTTGAGCACGGTGCTATTGATTTTGTTTATCGCATTCATATGCGTGGGGTGGAATATTCGTGGTGTTAAACTTAATAAGTTAAACCTTTCTTTGTCTAAACATTAATCAGCTAATATGTTTTTATCGAATTTATGGATAAGACAAATGGATTAAAAATAGTGTTTGAAAAATCGAATTTATTAAAAGAAACAGTATATGACTTATGAAAAAATCAATTGTTAAAACATCTTTAAATGCTGCGTTAGCTTTATAAGGTGATTCTTTCGTTTGAGTTAGTAAACTTCAAATAGTAATCGTCTACATTATAATTTGCAATTGACTCTTTTTGAACAGCCATTTATATGTTATAATTAATTATAAATAATATTCATGGTAGGAGAGAAGAGATGAAACTAAAACGTGTTATAACGAGTGGATTAGTAGCTTTATTATTATTATCAACAACTGCTTTAGCCCAAGAACCGCATTTTGCTCACCGTATTCAAACAGACTACCAGCAATATGCACATATTGACGAATCTGGTTTTGCGTATAATATTTATGCCGACCCCGATATTTCCAGTGAAATTCAACCACTGAATGAACAGTCAAGCCCAGATGTCTTATTATTTACTTTTGATGATACACCGCGTGGTGATAATTCTAATGCTTTGCAAATTGCCCAGACATTACATCAAAAAGGTGTAAGTGCGATTTTCTTAGTAAATGGAATGTATTTACAGACAGAAAAAAACCGTCAAATTGTTAAGCAAATTTATGATTTAGGTTTTGAAATTGGCAACCATACGTCCAATCACCCCAATTTACGTGATTTGAGCTATAAAGAACAATATGAAGAGATTGCTTCAACGAATCGAATGGTAGAAGAAATTACAGGTGAAAAACCCCGTTGGTTTAGACCGCCATTTGGTAAGTTTAATATGGATACGA
The genomic region above belongs to Aerococcaceae bacterium zg-1292 and contains:
- a CDS encoding TVP38/TMEM64 family protein translates to MSSESVKTPIFHIISLVGVIGCGFLAIWCYQSGLLTSVDTLHQTVHQFGLLGILLFIAIQIIQVVIPVIPGGISTVAGVVIFGAVEGFWWNYIGICVGSMIAFGIAKYYGRPLLHQLFSQQTIKKYDAWVTKDRRFTRCFALAIFFPVAPDDFLCYLAGTTAMDWKTFSLIIWLGKPLSIAAYSIGLKTFIEQALPLFN
- a CDS encoding heavy metal-binding domain-containing protein, giving the protein MIITTTPIIDGQIIKEYNGVVFSEVVVGINFMKDMSAGLRNIFGGRSTTYEKELRQAQAEALNELEQRARQIGANAIVGMRVDYEVLGVDNGMMMVIGSGTAVTI
- a CDS encoding class I SAM-dependent methyltransferase, with product MNQQFYQFLYQRMPEFQLEPDAQLAFSKQKMTQLIEQLPRSIDNALELGSGVGYDAMALNQLGVDVTAIELDIGAMDAADSLQRQFGTQVAFVQEDFYQYQPNELFDFVYYIDGFGAFSDEAQQQLLKRITTWLQPEGYAYIDVYNADYWRTTHNVKMNLTPTLTRMYQYDEARHQFIDNWHDAQTGETQTQVLKCYTLDDVKRMVTKAGLTVHSVTPSGKMDYDKMEWIDKATLSDCMYFQVLVVK
- a CDS encoding RidA family protein, with product MKKLETSKAPAAVGPYSQGIQTGNLFYLSGQLGLNPETGKLVEGGVQAQAKQAFENIKHVLASEGLTLDNVVKVLVLLADIQDFAAVNDVYATQFNEPYPARSAFAVAALPLGGLIEIEVIAERGE
- a CDS encoding polysaccharide deacetylase family protein, whose protein sequence is MKLKRVITSGLVALLLLSTTALAQEPHFAHRIQTDYQQYAHIDESGFAYNIYADPDISSEIQPLNEQSSPDVLLFTFDDTPRGDNSNALQIAQTLHQKGVSAIFLVNGMYLQTEKNRQIVKQIYDLGFEIGNHTSNHPNLRDLSYKEQYEEIASTNRMVEEITGEKPRWFRPPFGKFNMDTILICNELGLQLMTWSFGYDWMEEYQDGQALTKISLDNEFIRSGANILMHDLPWTAQAVGAMVDGYRAKGYHIVDPYIIQHQENSTAPLQP